The nucleotide sequence TCCGGAACTTTTGAAGAGATTGAATCGGCAATCAGTGGCGAAGATATTTTGCGCTATCAGCAAATCATCAAAAAGGCCCCAGTAGCGGAACACGTTTTGCGTTATGCCATTAATTTAGTGAGAGCCACGCGTCATACTAAGCCTGAAGCCACTGATTTTGTACGTAAATGGATGGCTTTTGGTGCAGGACCACGTGCCTCACTTTCCTTAATTTCAGCAGCGAAATCCCGCGCTATTCTCAATGGTAATTACCATGTGTCCACCGAAGATGTAGCGGCAGTGGCGATTCCCGTTTTACGCCATCGAATTGCACCTAACTTTGCAGCTATGGCCGAGGGTATTAATTCCGTAGATATTATCAATCACCTTCTGGAAACGATTCCGCAGAACGCTTAATCGATGAAAGTACTAGCTAAATATTTAAACCCTCGGGTTATTTCTCGTGTGGGAGCCTACGGCATTGACCCCAAGGGCATTGTCGAAGGCAATATTGCGGGAGCCCATAAATCGCCTTTCCATGGATTTTCGGTGGAATTTGCCGGTCACCGTGAATATATGCCTGGGGATGACCCGAAGCATATTGACTGGAACGTCTACTACAAGCGAGATAAGTACTTTTGTAAGCAGTACGAAGCAGAAACCAACCTTATATCTCAAATTTTTCTCGATGCTTCTGAGTCGATGCGTTTTCAATCCGGAGACTTAAGTAAATTGGATTATGCGGCCTACTTAGCGGTTTCATTGACTTACCTGGTGACAAGTGCGAGAGATAGCGTCGGCATTGGAGTCTTTAATGACAAGATAGTGGATTATCTACCACCGAGTAATTCGATGCAGGCGGTTTATAAAATCAGTGAGCTGATTGAAAAACGTGAACCGGCCAAAAAAACAGCGAT is from Lentisphaera profundi and encodes:
- a CDS encoding DUF58 domain-containing protein, which encodes MKVLAKYLNPRVISRVGAYGIDPKGIVEGNIAGAHKSPFHGFSVEFAGHREYMPGDDPKHIDWNVYYKRDKYFCKQYEAETNLISQIFLDASESMRFQSGDLSKLDYAAYLAVSLTYLVTSARDSVGIGVFNDKIVDYLPPSNSMQAVYKISELIEKREPAKKTAMGTSLMDFAQRIGRRQIVVVISDCLLEPDELNDGLSRLRYDHHELVLFHVADPMELDFDLKGMVKFKGMENKGDIKLDAQRVRKAYKEKFKAHKRSIMEVCEKNRCEYVPANTGLPLEELLMSYLSSRMTHINR